CCGCCTCGGTCAGTCCGGCTTTGGGCGCTGCAACCTCAAATTCTTCCCGCAGCGTCACAGGGCTGATCCCGGGGTCATCAGTGTTCAACGTCGCCAGCAGGTCCAAATCCAACCATCCTTTGAGGGGATGGGCTGCATAAGATGGCACGCTGCTGGTATCGACATTACTGGTCAGGTTCGCCTCAATCCCAATCCGCTTCTCCAGCATCATCTCCACCAGTTCAGGGTCCTCCCCAATCGTCAGGGCATGACCGATCCGTGACGCGCCCAAATCTTCAATCGCTTGCCATACGGATTGCGGCCCAGCGGATTCACCCGCATGGACAGTGATACCCCATCCCGCATCGCGGGCCATTTGGAAATGCTCGATAAACATCTCCGCCGGGAAGCGCACCTCATCCCCCGCCAGGTCCAACCCCACGATGTGATCCTTTTGAGTCAGCAGCGCTTCCAGTTCCTTCATCCCAGTCTCAGGTCCATAGGTCCGGCTGATGATGCCGAGGAGAACCACCTTGGTTTGGGGCGTCTCAACATTCCCCTGCCGCACGCCTTCTACCACCGCCTCCACCACACCGGCCGGGTCAAGCTGGTGCGGTTCCGCCATGAACCAGGGGCTGAAGCGCAGTTCGATGTAATCCAATCCCTCAGCCGCCGCATCCAGCACATTTTCATAAGCCACCCGCCGGCAAGCGTCATAATCCGCCAGCACAGAGATCATCCAGTTGAACCGGGTGAAATAGGCCATGATATCCGTTTCAGGTTCACTGACCTGAATATGTGGGCGCAGTTCTTCAAGGGTATCAGCCGGCAGGGGCAGATCATGCTGCCGGGCGAGGTCAAGGATGGTCGCCAGGCGCACATTGCCATCCAAATGTCGGTGCAGGTCAATCAGGGGGAGGTCGTCATGGATCATGGACATGGTGAGGATCCTTTCATTTCAACCGGATAAAATGTTGGAAAAATTATAGTCTAATTTTGAGTATTCATAAATAAAATGGTTTTCAGAAAGGTTATAATTTAACCGGTCACTCAAATAGTAAAGGAGTTTCAATGAGCGCAGTTCACCGCTTTACCGGCAACACTCACCAGGACGAATACGCATGGGATGGGATTGATCCCCTCGCCATCAACACTGAAGAAGTCCATAACGTGATGAAGCATGTCCTTGTTGGACCAAATGACGGCGCACCGAACTTCATCATCCGTTATTTCAATGTCCCTGTTGGCGAAAAGTCCTTTTATGACCAGCACCCCCATGAACACGGTATTGTGATCCTGAACGGTAAGGCCCGGGTACAGATCAATGACGATTTCTATGAACTGGGGCCTCTGGATTCGATCTTCATATCCGGTATGGATATCCACCAACTCGTCAACATCGGCGATGAATCACTGGGATTCATCTGTGTGATCAAGCGCCAGGATTAGACCGGATGCCCTCTTTGCAAACTGAACTACTCTTCGACTCCCGCTGCCGCCTGGGTGAAGGCCCGCTCTGGCACCCCACAGAGCATCGTCTCTACTGGGTTGATATTGAGAATAATAACCTCTATAAATCCAACTTAGCACTAAATGACTATACGAAGGATAGTTTCCCCACGCCCATCGGTGCTTTTGGCTTCGTCAAAGATGATGGACTGATCCTCGCTACCGGTGAAGGATTTGCTACCTGGAATGGCAGCCCCAAGACTTATAAGGCTCTCTGGCATCCATTCTCCGATCAGCCTGACATCCGGATGAACGACGGCAAGGTCGATCCGGCCGGCCGCTTCTGGGCTGGTACGCTCGATCCGGCCCACAGCCAGGCTGCCCTCTACCGGCTTGATCCTGATGGCTCCAGACATACCTTGCTGCGTGAGATCGGTATCTCCAATGGCCTCGGTTGGAGCCCGGACCGCAAGACTATGTACTACACCGATTCACTCCGCTACACGATCTATGCTTTTGACTACGACCTCGCAACAAGTGAGATTCACAACCAGCGGCCCTTCATCCAGCTCCCCAAAGACGACCGGGCCATTGTCCCGGATGGCCTTTGCGTAGATGCAGAAGGTTGTGTCTGGTCAGCCCAATGGAACGGTTGGCGGGTCGTGCGCTATTCACCTGCAGGCGAAGTCCTCCAAACCGTCAGCTTACCCGCTCAACTGGTCACGTCCTGCTGCTTTGGCGGCCCCAATCTGGATCAGCTTTTCATCACCACCGCCTGGACCGACCTTTC
This Chloroflexota bacterium DNA region includes the following protein-coding sequences:
- the add gene encoding adenosine deaminase; protein product: MIHDDLPLIDLHRHLDGNVRLATILDLARQHDLPLPADTLEELRPHIQVSEPETDIMAYFTRFNWMISVLADYDACRRVAYENVLDAAAEGLDYIELRFSPWFMAEPHQLDPAGVVEAVVEGVRQGNVETPQTKVVLLGIISRTYGPETGMKELEALLTQKDHIVGLDLAGDEVRFPAEMFIEHFQMARDAGWGITVHAGESAGPQSVWQAIEDLGASRIGHALTIGEDPELVEMMLEKRIGIEANLTSNVDTSSVPSYAAHPLKGWLDLDLLATLNTDDPGISPVTLREEFEVAAPKAGLTEADTRKAQENAVEIAFAFGSEKE
- a CDS encoding cupin domain-containing protein gives rise to the protein MSAVHRFTGNTHQDEYAWDGIDPLAINTEEVHNVMKHVLVGPNDGAPNFIIRYFNVPVGEKSFYDQHPHEHGIVILNGKARVQINDDFYELGPLDSIFISGMDIHQLVNIGDESLGFICVIKRQD
- a CDS encoding SMP-30/gluconolactonase/LRE family protein — encoded protein: MPSLQTELLFDSRCRLGEGPLWHPTEHRLYWVDIENNNLYKSNLALNDYTKDSFPTPIGAFGFVKDDGLILATGEGFATWNGSPKTYKALWHPFSDQPDIRMNDGKVDPAGRFWAGTLDPAHSQAALYRLDPDGSRHTLLREIGISNGLGWSPDRKTMYYTDSLRYTIYAFDYDLATSEIHNQRPFIQLPKDDRAIVPDGLCVDAEGCVWSAQWNGWRVVRYSPAGEVLQTVSLPAQLVTSCCFGGPNLDQLFITTAWTDLSPDEHETQPLAGGVFTLKTTTQGQPANFFTHLK